A genomic region of Polynucleobacter necessarius contains the following coding sequences:
- a CDS encoding Gfo/Idh/MocA family protein gives MKFLVIGLGSMGKRRVRNLQALGVVNIAGFDVRADRRQEAQDKYGIQVFESLDLAMMVYEPEVFIISTSPDLHMQYAFFALEKGISCFIEASVVEADKIDLLSKKIEDKKIVMAPSCTMRYFSGPKKIKELIRSNAIGKILNVNYQTGQYLPDWHPWEKIEEFYVSKRETGGAREIVPFELTWLNDLFGVPQALACVKTKLTEINADIDDIYHCLIRYDGKVLANITVEVVSRPKATRDMRILGSEGEIIYSADSNSVRYINTSMDDWISFDLGAGRVEDHYINPEEPYIAEIRDFISAVAAKDQTLFPNSLKDDYKILQTLEALEKMTGA, from the coding sequence ATGAAATTCCTAGTCATTGGCTTGGGTTCAATGGGTAAGAGACGAGTTCGAAATCTTCAAGCATTAGGTGTGGTAAATATTGCGGGATTTGATGTGCGTGCTGATAGACGTCAAGAAGCACAAGATAAATATGGAATTCAAGTTTTTGAAAGTCTAGACCTGGCAATGATGGTCTATGAACCAGAAGTTTTTATAATCTCGACCTCGCCCGATCTTCATATGCAATACGCTTTCTTTGCACTTGAGAAGGGTATTAGTTGCTTTATTGAGGCATCAGTTGTTGAGGCTGACAAGATTGACCTGCTTTCTAAAAAAATTGAAGATAAGAAAATTGTCATGGCGCCCTCATGTACGATGCGCTATTTTTCTGGTCCCAAAAAGATCAAGGAGCTAATTCGTTCTAATGCAATTGGAAAAATTTTGAATGTCAATTATCAGACTGGTCAATATTTGCCTGATTGGCATCCATGGGAAAAGATTGAGGAATTTTACGTATCAAAGCGTGAGACTGGAGGTGCGCGAGAAATTGTACCGTTTGAACTCACTTGGCTGAATGATCTTTTTGGAGTGCCCCAAGCCTTAGCTTGTGTAAAAACTAAGCTTACTGAAATAAACGCAGATATTGATGATATTTATCACTGCCTAATTCGTTATGATGGCAAGGTGCTTGCCAATATTACAGTTGAAGTGGTGTCAAGGCCAAAGGCTACACGAGATATGCGAATCTTAGGTAGCGAGGGTGAGATTATATATAGCGCCGATTCAAATAGCGTGAGATATATAAATACTTCCATGGATGATTGGATAAGTTTTGACCTTGGCGCGGGAAGGGTTGAAGACCACTATATCAATCCAGAAGAGCCTTATATTGCAGAAATCAGAGACTTTATATCGGCTGTAGCGGCAAAAGATCAAACTTTATTTCCGAATTCCTTGAAGGATGATTACAAAATTCTACAAACTTTAGAAGCCCTTGAAAAAATGACAGGAGCCTAG
- a CDS encoding acylneuraminate cytidylyltransferase family protein → MINGKTVIAIIPARAGSKGLLGKNIKPLCGKPLIAWSVEAGLASRYIDEVMVTTDGEDISHIAKKFGASIPFLRPPELAGDTATTFDAVKHVIDFYAQKMHKKFDYIVLLEPTSPLREKDDLDRMLEKLVSNDGEYDAIVSLGEVHEHPSIMKKISGNEIVQYNKDLTTTTRRQDNDAAYFPYGVAYIIKRDTLLDEKVFYPKRTTYHLIKRYQCYEIDDIYDFLAIENIMKFEWGQK, encoded by the coding sequence ATGATAAATGGAAAAACCGTTATTGCCATAATTCCAGCGCGCGCTGGCTCAAAAGGATTATTGGGAAAAAATATCAAGCCGTTGTGCGGGAAACCACTCATCGCATGGAGTGTAGAGGCGGGCTTAGCTAGTCGGTATATTGATGAGGTGATGGTGACTACTGACGGTGAAGATATCTCTCATATTGCAAAAAAATTTGGTGCTTCCATTCCTTTTCTTAGGCCTCCGGAGCTTGCAGGCGATACCGCAACAACATTTGATGCTGTAAAACATGTGATTGATTTTTATGCTCAAAAAATGCATAAGAAGTTTGACTATATTGTCTTACTAGAGCCAACATCTCCGCTACGAGAAAAAGACGATCTAGATCGAATGCTTGAGAAATTAGTATCAAACGATGGTGAATATGATGCAATAGTAAGTCTTGGAGAGGTGCATGAACATCCTTCAATCATGAAGAAAATTTCAGGCAATGAAATTGTGCAATACAACAAAGACTTAACAACTACAACGCGAAGGCAAGATAATGATGCTGCTTATTTTCCATATGGAGTTGCATACATTATCAAGAGAGACACACTACTTGATGAGAAAGTTTTTTATCCAAAAAGAACAACTTATCACCTGATTAAGCGATATCAATGCTATGAAATTGACGACATTTATGATTTTCTTGCCATTGAAAATATTATGAAATTTGAATGGGGGCAAAAATGA
- a CDS encoding glutamate-1-semialdehyde 2,1-aminomutase, producing MNYQKRLLNAIPGGAHTYSRGFDQYPANAPQILTHGKGSYIFDSDANKYLDYGMALRAVNIGYAEDKIDNAAIAQIRYGNNLTRPSMVELEAAELLVELIDSVDMVKFTKNGSTAVSAAVKLARAYTGRDLVARCSDQPFFSFDDWFIGSTPIVKGIPQETIEKTKMFGYNDILSLERLISEFPGQIACVVLEAAATECPSVEDFKSGCCNQAVCTRPYQNSSENFLQQVEKLCKKHGIVFILDEMITGFRWDMKGAQHLYGVNPDISTFGKAMANGFSVACVAGKREIMELGSTEFLGRERVFLLSTTHGAEMCGLGAFVETMKFMQKNNVISHLWNYGNQLINLINDLATTHGIEENFKAGGVACSPYYSTLDQSGNNSLELRTLFSQEMIRQGVLMPWIALSYRHGKEELAVTERAIDQAFKVYRRALDEGVEKYLVGEVIKPVFRKFN from the coding sequence TTGAACTACCAAAAAAGATTACTAAATGCCATACCCGGTGGCGCTCATACTTATTCACGAGGTTTTGATCAGTATCCAGCGAATGCACCACAAATTTTGACTCATGGTAAAGGCTCATACATATTTGATTCAGATGCTAATAAGTATCTTGATTATGGAATGGCCTTACGTGCTGTGAATATTGGTTATGCAGAGGATAAAATTGATAATGCTGCAATTGCTCAAATTAGGTATGGAAATAATTTAACCCGGCCGTCTATGGTTGAGCTAGAGGCTGCTGAACTTCTAGTTGAATTAATTGATTCGGTAGATATGGTTAAGTTCACTAAAAATGGCTCAACTGCGGTTTCTGCAGCGGTTAAATTAGCGAGAGCTTATACAGGCAGAGATTTGGTAGCAAGATGTTCGGACCAACCTTTTTTCTCATTTGATGATTGGTTTATTGGATCAACACCAATTGTTAAGGGTATTCCACAAGAGACCATCGAAAAAACAAAGATGTTTGGCTATAACGATATTTTGTCTTTGGAGAGACTGATTTCTGAATTTCCCGGGCAAATTGCTTGTGTTGTACTGGAGGCTGCTGCAACCGAATGTCCTAGCGTAGAAGATTTCAAATCTGGCTGCTGTAACCAAGCGGTATGCACTAGACCCTACCAAAATTCGTCTGAGAATTTTTTACAACAGGTTGAGAAGCTTTGTAAGAAACATGGAATTGTGTTCATTCTTGATGAGATGATTACTGGCTTTCGCTGGGACATGAAGGGTGCACAGCATCTTTATGGCGTCAACCCTGATATTTCTACATTTGGCAAAGCGATGGCCAATGGATTTTCCGTAGCATGTGTAGCTGGCAAAAGAGAAATTATGGAATTAGGGTCTACAGAGTTTCTTGGTCGGGAGAGAGTTTTTTTACTATCCACGACTCATGGAGCTGAAATGTGTGGTTTGGGGGCTTTTGTAGAAACAATGAAATTTATGCAAAAGAATAATGTCATATCTCATTTATGGAACTATGGAAATCAATTGATAAATCTTATTAATGATTTAGCCACCACGCATGGAATCGAAGAGAATTTCAAGGCTGGTGGCGTCGCTTGTTCTCCCTATTATTCCACGCTTGATCAATCTGGAAATAATTCTCTAGAACTACGGACATTATTTTCTCAGGAAATGATTCGCCAAGGCGTTCTTATGCCATGGATAGCTTTGTCATATCGTCATGGCAAAGAAGAGCTTGCCGTTACTGAGCGTGCAATTGACCAAGCATTTAAAGTGTATCGTCGAGCATTGGACGAAGGTGTAGAGAAATATCTTGTTGGAGAGGTAATTAAGCCAGTGTTTAGAAAATTTAATTGA
- a CDS encoding nucleotidyltransferase family protein, giving the protein MEIPKEIWRQAILPINATIGDAIKNLDQVAIKIVLVVDELGVLAGTISDGDVRRGLLDGLDMSSPVTSIIHRNAVVVPPELGRELVMQLMTANKIQQIPVVDDQHRIIGLHLWSEITAPPNRPNLMVIMAGGKGTRLRPHTENCPKPLLPVAGKPMLEHIIERSKAEGFNHFVLSIHYLGHMIEEYFGSGDRLGVRIDYLREESPLGTAGALGLLRPSSNDPFVVTNGDVITDIRYGELLDFHIRHGAAGTMAVRVHEWHHPFGVVQTQGVEIIGFEEKPITRSHINAGVYALDPAALNLLSNEHCDMPTLFERLQSKDLRTVAYPMHEPWLDVGRPLDLHLANSEHTEGVD; this is encoded by the coding sequence ATGGAAATACCTAAAGAAATATGGCGGCAGGCGATTTTGCCCATTAATGCCACAATAGGTGACGCAATTAAAAATTTAGATCAGGTTGCGATCAAAATAGTTTTAGTTGTTGATGAGTTAGGCGTTTTAGCTGGCACCATTTCGGATGGTGATGTGCGCCGTGGTTTGCTTGATGGTTTGGATATGAGTAGTCCTGTTACCAGCATTATTCATCGAAATGCAGTAGTGGTTCCACCTGAGCTTGGTCGGGAATTGGTGATGCAGTTAATGACGGCTAACAAGATTCAGCAGATTCCTGTGGTGGATGATCAGCATCGCATCATTGGCTTACATCTATGGAGTGAAATTACTGCTCCCCCTAACCGCCCAAATTTAATGGTGATTATGGCCGGCGGTAAGGGTACGAGATTGCGTCCTCATACAGAAAATTGTCCAAAACCATTATTGCCTGTAGCTGGCAAACCAATGTTGGAGCACATTATTGAGCGCTCTAAAGCGGAAGGTTTTAATCATTTTGTCCTTTCTATTCACTATCTTGGTCATATGATTGAGGAGTATTTTGGGAGCGGAGATCGCTTAGGTGTACGAATTGATTATTTGCGCGAAGAATCACCCTTGGGCACTGCCGGAGCCTTGGGATTGCTTCGCCCCTCATCAAATGATCCTTTTGTGGTGACTAATGGCGATGTTATTACCGACATTCGATATGGGGAGTTGCTCGATTTTCATATTCGGCATGGTGCTGCTGGAACTATGGCTGTACGTGTACACGAATGGCATCATCCATTCGGGGTTGTGCAAACCCAAGGCGTTGAAATTATTGGTTTTGAAGAAAAACCAATAACCCGAAGCCATATTAATGCCGGTGTTTATGCATTAGATCCAGCAGCATTAAATCTTTTGTCAAATGAACACTGCGATATGCCAACCTTATTTGAGCGCTTGCAGTCTAAAGATTTGCGTACCGTAGCATATCCAATGCATGAGCCGTGGCTTGATGTGGGTAGGCCATTGGATCTTCATTTGGCAAATAGCGAGCATACCGAAGGTGTTGATTGA
- a CDS encoding Gfo/Idh/MocA family oxidoreductase yields MFRLAIIGAGQLGSRHLQGLSQLPVDCEIDVIDPSSASLEIARQRFEEMPGNKAVHCVRYHSEVTSLPKQLDYVVISTSADVRLICLERLLQNSKVKLLLLEKVLFQRIEDYAKADELIRHHGVKAWVNCPRGAYPIYSEISEFFHGEKLICAQAIGGDWGLGCNGIHFIDLFRAISGQQLQSLNTECLDKKVISSKRKGFIEFTGALRGIYSGGMNVEMTSLQGSLARLLITLRSENRTCIVDETAGVGFFLDTINAAQWERKDFRAPYLSELITSLVGEMLQTETSPLPTFKESAKYHLTFIKSMANFASKFHDGNENICLIT; encoded by the coding sequence ATGTTTAGACTAGCCATTATCGGGGCCGGTCAATTAGGTAGTCGCCATTTACAAGGACTATCTCAGCTTCCTGTGGATTGTGAAATTGATGTTATTGACCCATCTTCAGCCTCGCTAGAAATTGCTCGCCAGCGATTCGAGGAGATGCCAGGTAATAAGGCGGTTCATTGCGTTCGATATCACTCCGAAGTCACTTCTCTACCAAAGCAGTTGGACTATGTTGTAATTTCAACCTCAGCAGATGTTCGTCTTATTTGTCTCGAGAGATTGCTGCAGAACTCGAAAGTTAAACTTTTACTGCTAGAAAAAGTATTATTTCAGCGTATTGAGGATTATGCAAAGGCAGATGAGTTAATTAGGCACCACGGGGTCAAGGCTTGGGTTAATTGTCCAAGAGGCGCTTACCCAATTTATTCAGAAATATCTGAATTTTTTCATGGGGAAAAGTTGATTTGTGCTCAAGCCATCGGGGGAGATTGGGGGCTTGGTTGCAACGGAATCCACTTTATAGACCTCTTTCGAGCAATTAGTGGCCAGCAATTACAAAGTCTTAATACAGAATGTTTAGATAAAAAAGTAATTTCAAGTAAGCGCAAAGGATTTATCGAGTTCACCGGAGCTTTGCGTGGCATTTACTCAGGCGGCATGAATGTGGAGATGACCTCCCTGCAGGGTTCATTAGCTCGTTTGTTAATAACATTGCGATCAGAAAATCGTACATGTATCGTGGATGAGACTGCGGGAGTCGGTTTCTTCTTGGACACGATAAATGCAGCGCAATGGGAGAGAAAAGATTTTAGGGCGCCATATTTGAGTGAGTTAATTACAAGCCTGGTTGGAGAAATGCTTCAAACGGAAACAAGTCCACTGCCTACTTTTAAAGAGTCTGCAAAATACCATTTAACTTTTATTAAGTCGATGGCAAATTTTGCTTCAAAATTTCATGATGGCAATGAAAATATTTGCCTAATTACTTAA
- a CDS encoding Gfo/Idh/MocA family oxidoreductase, which produces MDNDLWLIGSGGMALEYAKVLQAHHIAFTVIGRGHESAIAFTKMSGMDVVEGGLTSYLHTKPKLPSKAIIAVGVEALSETMKSLIEYGVPNILVEKPGALTKEEIVSALLLAKKNSVRVFVAYNRRFYASTLRALELIAEDGGVKSFNFEFTEWGHEIQGLKKAPGVKDAWFLANSTHVADLAFYLGGIPTEMTTFTAGSLDWHPAASVFSGAGKTNTGAIFSYQANWGAPGRWGVETLTSNYRLIFRPMESLKIMKKGSINIEEVPLNDEMDKQFKPGLNEMVKRFLRGQDDGLCALESQSQLWDIYCKMANY; this is translated from the coding sequence TTGGATAATGATTTGTGGCTTATAGGATCTGGCGGCATGGCGTTGGAATATGCAAAAGTATTGCAGGCCCATCATATTGCCTTTACTGTCATTGGGCGTGGGCATGAGTCGGCTATTGCATTTACAAAAATGTCTGGGATGGATGTTGTGGAAGGCGGTCTGACTTCTTACCTCCATACAAAGCCAAAATTGCCTTCAAAAGCAATCATTGCCGTGGGTGTAGAGGCGTTGTCAGAGACAATGAAAAGCCTGATTGAGTATGGGGTTCCTAATATCCTAGTGGAAAAACCTGGGGCATTAACAAAAGAGGAAATAGTCAGTGCCTTACTTTTGGCTAAGAAAAACTCAGTACGCGTATTTGTAGCCTACAATCGCCGCTTTTACGCCTCTACATTGCGCGCATTGGAGTTGATTGCTGAGGATGGGGGTGTGAAATCATTTAACTTCGAGTTTACGGAATGGGGTCATGAAATTCAAGGTTTGAAAAAAGCACCCGGTGTCAAAGATGCTTGGTTTTTAGCAAACTCAACTCATGTGGCTGATTTAGCTTTTTATTTGGGGGGTATTCCTACTGAGATGACTACATTCACTGCGGGTAGTCTTGACTGGCATCCTGCCGCATCGGTATTTTCTGGTGCTGGAAAAACAAATACGGGGGCAATATTTTCTTATCAAGCTAACTGGGGTGCGCCTGGCAGATGGGGGGTAGAGACTCTAACTTCAAACTATCGTCTGATATTTAGACCAATGGAGTCTTTAAAAATCATGAAAAAGGGTTCAATAAATATTGAGGAAGTTCCTCTAAATGATGAAATGGATAAACAATTTAAGCCTGGCTTAAACGAAATGGTTAAGAGGTTTCTGAGGGGTCAGGATGATGGATTATGCGCTCTTGAAAGCCAATCTCAGTTATGGGATATTTATTGCAAGATGGCAAATTATTAG
- a CDS encoding oxidoreductase, whose protein sequence is MLKQKVIVVTGGAGLLGRQFCMSIAANGGIAVIADRDAEAAESATNDVLNKYPDCAVAEFLDITDKNSVLQLIDRLKARFGRIDAVVNNAYPRNSQYGRKLEDVTYEDFCENVGLHLGGYFLVAQQFGLLFKEQGGGNIINMASIYGVMAPRFEIYKDTTMTMPIEYAAIKSGVIQLSKYFAKYFLASGVRVNTLSPGGILDKQPASFLKAYNANCGPKGMLSSEDVIGPLVFLLSDSSKHITGQNFVVDDGFSL, encoded by the coding sequence ATGCTTAAGCAAAAAGTCATAGTGGTAACGGGCGGCGCAGGACTTTTAGGGCGTCAATTCTGCATGTCAATCGCTGCAAATGGCGGTATCGCTGTTATTGCTGATCGGGATGCTGAAGCGGCCGAGAGTGCGACAAATGACGTTTTAAATAAGTATCCCGATTGTGCAGTTGCTGAATTTTTGGATATTACGGATAAGAATTCAGTACTTCAGTTGATCGATAGATTAAAAGCAAGGTTTGGTCGAATAGATGCTGTCGTGAACAATGCATATCCGCGTAACAGTCAATATGGCCGTAAGCTTGAGGACGTGACTTATGAGGATTTTTGTGAAAATGTTGGCCTTCATCTTGGCGGGTATTTCTTAGTTGCGCAGCAATTTGGGTTGCTATTTAAAGAGCAAGGAGGCGGAAATATTATAAATATGGCCTCAATTTACGGAGTAATGGCGCCTCGATTTGAAATATATAAGGATACTACTATGACTATGCCCATAGAGTATGCAGCAATAAAATCCGGTGTTATTCAGCTATCTAAATATTTTGCAAAATACTTTTTAGCCAGCGGAGTCCGAGTGAATACTTTGAGCCCTGGTGGTATTTTGGATAAGCAGCCAGCTAGTTTTTTAAAGGCCTATAACGCAAACTGTGGGCCAAAAGGAATGTTGAGTTCTGAAGATGTGATCGGACCTTTAGTTTTCTTGCTCTCAGACTCCTCTAAGCATATTACCGGACAGAATTTTGTTGTTGATGATGGTTTTTCTCTTTGA